Proteins encoded together in one Streptomyces sp. TLI_171 window:
- a CDS encoding LuxR family transcriptional regulator, translating into MPGVPDSSVNTSDVIGRHAQTAALAALLAATDEQRSGGAVLLTGSPGAGRSSLLAWTGREHHRRGGKVVSAVAVEAEQTFPYYVLHQLLDALREPLGRLRRPQRALLEGLLAPGILPSAPGIPTAVIGTASATGSGELLCDMAGGAVAGSPEPLPNRPPGLRSGGAADQQDVVTVGVAVSVLALLHEAARERPLLLSVDDAQWADVPSARVLGFIARRLRTAPVALVASVRTDQPGALAAEQLRELTLPPLGRVEASRLLDLRHPGLDSGVRAAVLRSAQGNPRALLDIPDELTAAQRAGTSSLPDPLPVSVRTAAPLLARIARLPASAAEFLLLAALQRSSDLRVLLSIVPNAADALAALEQAGLAVADGRRLVLTDPLLRAAAVRGAAPEQLRAAHRALALAEEQTPDSRAAHLGAAALGMDEEAAAALEAASVRMTARDSVDALLRASDLSLGPTDRHRRLVLAARASAWAGRIDTTAALLLMARSIGDISGISSADMSAAGAEAEAWVLFERDGDTESAASVLTAARDSPQPPVHTPEGQKILLESALAAVCEAGALSSPNLPGSLDSLPRVGSTAPDRPFGHPGLPSCVAAVAKAQLEVPARGVLGPSRSAVQQAAIDAAAGGWTAVRVSALLLLARDAYARSHWSEAEKLAARGRSAALEFRLASSAVLLGAVGALATAARGDDARALAHAEEAGTRSRTCLAHVRLMAALAQGDSARAAAAESLLPLAPDVPGLSLLVLDRVEASLSGSDRLRAEAIVMAADRPQSARAAALLTAAKVLLASPMADISATNAALAALTAIEAPFEHARLRLAWGRALLDDGHRNAAAEELAAAASAFRQLGSVSWAEVAGSARRGAGGSPQPEGVARRDRTGVTTQELQIARLAATGLTNRQIARRLFVSPRTVNTHLYNLFPKLRIISRSALRDALVAAGLDERVR; encoded by the coding sequence ATGCCCGGCGTCCCAGATAGCTCGGTCAATACGAGCGACGTGATCGGTCGGCATGCCCAGACCGCCGCACTTGCAGCGCTGTTAGCGGCGACGGACGAGCAGCGGTCGGGCGGCGCGGTGCTGCTGACCGGCAGCCCTGGAGCGGGCCGGTCTTCCCTACTGGCATGGACGGGTCGAGAGCACCACAGGCGCGGTGGCAAGGTAGTGAGTGCTGTCGCCGTCGAGGCCGAGCAGACCTTCCCCTACTACGTGCTGCACCAACTGCTCGACGCACTCCGGGAACCGTTGGGCCGCCTCCGGCGACCGCAACGGGCTCTATTGGAGGGTCTCTTGGCACCAGGCATCCTGCCATCGGCCCCCGGCATTCCAACAGCGGTCATCGGCACGGCTAGCGCGACGGGCAGCGGCGAATTGCTGTGCGACATGGCCGGCGGCGCCGTCGCCGGGAGCCCGGAACCGCTGCCCAACCGTCCACCGGGCCTCCGTTCCGGCGGAGCGGCGGACCAGCAAGACGTAGTGACTGTCGGGGTGGCGGTCTCGGTGCTGGCGCTGCTGCACGAGGCGGCCCGGGAGCGGCCGCTCCTCCTGTCCGTGGACGACGCCCAGTGGGCGGACGTGCCGAGCGCCCGGGTGCTGGGCTTCATCGCCCGCCGATTGCGCACCGCGCCGGTGGCGCTGGTCGCATCGGTTCGGACGGACCAGCCAGGCGCGTTGGCCGCTGAGCAACTGCGCGAACTGACGTTGCCTCCGTTGGGAAGGGTTGAGGCCAGCCGGCTGCTGGACCTTCGTCATCCCGGGCTGGACTCCGGCGTAAGAGCAGCCGTGCTCCGCAGCGCGCAGGGCAACCCACGGGCCCTGCTCGACATACCCGACGAGTTGACAGCTGCCCAACGGGCCGGAACGTCATCCCTTCCGGACCCTCTCCCGGTGAGCGTCCGAACCGCTGCCCCGCTGCTCGCTCGCATCGCCCGGCTACCTGCCTCCGCCGCTGAGTTCCTCCTGCTCGCAGCCCTCCAACGTTCGTCCGATTTGCGGGTCCTGCTGTCAATCGTCCCGAATGCGGCGGACGCGCTCGCGGCGCTGGAACAAGCAGGTCTGGCCGTAGCGGACGGCCGCAGACTCGTGCTTACCGACCCTCTGCTACGTGCCGCCGCGGTACGCGGTGCGGCTCCCGAACAACTGCGCGCAGCGCACCGGGCGCTGGCTCTCGCGGAGGAGCAAACCCCCGACAGCCGAGCTGCACACCTGGGTGCCGCGGCTCTTGGTATGGACGAGGAGGCCGCCGCCGCCTTGGAAGCTGCCTCGGTCAGGATGACCGCCCGCGACTCTGTAGACGCACTCCTCCGAGCCTCCGACCTCAGCCTCGGCCCAACCGATCGACACCGCCGACTGGTCCTGGCTGCCCGCGCGTCCGCTTGGGCGGGACGGATCGACACCACGGCCGCGCTACTCCTGATGGCTCGCTCGATCGGCGACATCTCCGGCATTAGTTCCGCCGACATGAGCGCTGCCGGTGCCGAGGCCGAGGCGTGGGTGCTCTTCGAACGCGACGGCGACACCGAGTCAGCTGCCTCGGTCCTTACTGCCGCCCGCGACTCGCCACAGCCTCCGGTTCACACGCCCGAAGGCCAGAAAATCCTGTTGGAGAGTGCCCTCGCAGCAGTCTGCGAGGCTGGCGCGCTGTCCTCTCCCAACCTGCCTGGCAGCCTCGACTCGCTACCAAGAGTCGGCTCCACAGCCCCAGACCGGCCTTTCGGCCACCCGGGTCTTCCCTCGTGCGTGGCAGCCGTGGCGAAGGCCCAATTGGAGGTTCCGGCGCGTGGGGTGCTGGGCCCGTCGCGATCTGCGGTCCAGCAGGCTGCTATCGACGCAGCCGCCGGAGGCTGGACGGCGGTGCGGGTGTCCGCTCTTCTCCTGTTGGCCAGGGACGCCTACGCCCGGAGCCACTGGTCCGAGGCGGAGAAGTTGGCTGCCAGAGGTCGGTCCGCCGCCCTCGAATTCCGACTCGCTTCTTCGGCCGTCCTGCTGGGCGCGGTGGGAGCGCTGGCCACCGCGGCGCGCGGCGATGACGCCCGTGCCCTGGCCCACGCCGAGGAGGCCGGAACGCGCAGCCGCACCTGCCTCGCGCACGTTCGCCTTATGGCCGCGCTCGCCCAGGGCGACTCTGCGCGCGCCGCCGCCGCCGAGTCACTTCTGCCGCTGGCTCCGGATGTGCCCGGGCTCTCTCTCCTGGTACTGGACCGGGTGGAGGCGTCTCTGAGCGGAAGCGACCGGTTGCGTGCCGAAGCGATCGTCATGGCGGCGGATCGGCCGCAGTCGGCGCGCGCCGCCGCGCTCCTGACCGCGGCGAAGGTCCTGCTTGCCAGCCCCATGGCCGATATCTCCGCGACGAATGCCGCATTGGCCGCTCTCACCGCCATCGAGGCCCCGTTCGAACATGCCCGCCTGCGCCTCGCCTGGGGCCGCGCGCTGCTCGATGACGGACACCGCAACGCGGCAGCCGAGGAACTCGCCGCAGCCGCATCAGCCTTCCGCCAGCTCGGGTCCGTATCCTGGGCCGAGGTGGCCGGGTCAGCCCGGCGCGGCGCAGGCGGCTCACCCCAGCCGGAAGGGGTCGCCCGACGCGACCGCACCGGCGTCACCACTCAGGAACTGCAGATAGCTCGGCTGGCGGCCACCGGCCTGACCAACCGTCAGATAGCCAGACGTCTTTTCGTCTCTCCCCGAACCGTGAACACGCACCTTTACAACCTGTTTCCGAAGCTTCGCATCATTTCCCGCTCCGCCCTTCGTGACGCCCTGGTCGCTGCGGGCCTGGACGAACGCGTCCGCTGA
- a CDS encoding helix-turn-helix domain-containing protein: protein MVRPPALPPEEKVRIVLSILAGEMTVAEAARRAKVSEQSIGTWKRQFLEAGRAGLAGKSGPSTREQQLGAQVADLTQALGEAAVELRVWKKSAEGRLGPSRTSR, encoded by the coding sequence ATGGTGAGGCCACCGGCGCTGCCGCCGGAGGAGAAGGTCCGGATCGTGCTGTCGATCCTGGCCGGTGAGATGACCGTTGCCGAGGCCGCGCGGCGGGCGAAGGTGTCCGAGCAGTCGATCGGGACCTGGAAGCGCCAGTTCCTGGAGGCCGGCCGGGCCGGCCTCGCTGGCAAGTCCGGTCCCAGCACCCGGGAACAGCAACTCGGAGCCCAGGTCGCCGACTTGACCCAGGCACTGGGTGAGGCCGCGGTCGAGCTGCGGGTGTGGAAGAAGTCCGCGGAGGGCCGGCTGGGCCCTTCGAGGACCTCGAGGTGA
- a CDS encoding IS3 family transposase produces MIRTEAGMPTAGFYRLIGVPERTWRRHQARARQGAQARGPWPRPAREGVRETARRHALAHPTWGHRKVWAMCRWDGHRVSRATVLRLLRDEGLLLEANYQRERRQLAARR; encoded by the coding sequence GTGATCCGCACCGAGGCGGGCATGCCGACCGCGGGGTTCTACCGGCTCATCGGCGTGCCCGAGCGGACCTGGCGCCGCCACCAGGCCCGCGCCCGCCAGGGCGCGCAGGCCAGAGGACCGTGGCCGCGCCCGGCCCGCGAGGGCGTCCGGGAGACCGCCCGCCGACACGCGCTCGCGCACCCAACCTGGGGCCACCGCAAGGTCTGGGCGATGTGTCGCTGGGACGGCCACCGCGTCTCTCGGGCGACCGTGCTGCGGCTGCTGCGGGACGAGGGCCTGCTGCTGGAGGCGAACTACCAGCGCGAACGCCGGCAGCTCGCTGCCCGCCGCTAG
- a CDS encoding IS982 family transposase, whose product MTTEELDTLLTALYVQIDDHLPRTRWLGRPPRLTDSELVCLAVAQALLGFHSEARWIRFARAHLRGMFPHLPERPGYNKRLRAARPLLQQAVRELARATDLWADPVWVTDSTPVECGRSRDTVRRSALAGWAGYGYSRSHSRWFWGLKLHLVCTPAGLPVTWALASPKVDEREVLAALVETEPDLVRERPGLLILADKGYVSAELDRFLEQFGAQLLRPSYRNRTPRAGEGLLKSVRQLIESVNDTLKGQLGLEQHGGRTIEGVGARVGQRLLAMTCAIWHNRATGHPVTRSLIAYDH is encoded by the coding sequence GTGACGACCGAAGAGCTGGACACCCTCCTGACGGCACTCTACGTGCAGATCGATGATCATCTGCCCCGAACGCGATGGCTGGGGCGCCCGCCGCGACTGACGGACTCCGAGCTGGTCTGCCTGGCCGTCGCCCAGGCCCTGCTCGGCTTCCACTCCGAAGCCCGCTGGATCCGCTTCGCCCGAGCCCACCTGCGCGGCATGTTCCCCCACCTGCCCGAACGCCCCGGCTACAACAAGCGCCTACGCGCCGCGCGCCCGTTGCTCCAGCAGGCCGTCCGCGAGCTGGCCCGGGCCACCGACCTATGGGCCGACCCGGTCTGGGTCACGGACTCCACACCCGTGGAGTGCGGCCGCTCCCGCGACACCGTCCGCCGCTCGGCACTGGCCGGATGGGCCGGCTACGGCTACAGCCGCTCGCACTCGCGCTGGTTCTGGGGCCTGAAGCTGCACCTGGTCTGCACCCCGGCAGGGCTGCCCGTCACCTGGGCCCTGGCCAGCCCGAAGGTCGACGAGCGCGAGGTGCTGGCCGCACTCGTCGAGACCGAACCCGATCTCGTGCGCGAGCGGCCCGGCCTGCTGATCCTCGCCGACAAGGGCTACGTCTCCGCGGAACTCGACCGCTTCCTGGAACAGTTCGGGGCCCAGCTGTTGCGGCCGTCCTACCGCAACCGGACCCCACGCGCCGGCGAAGGGCTGCTGAAATCCGTCCGCCAGCTGATCGAGTCCGTGAACGACACCTTGAAGGGACAACTCGGACTCGAACAGCATGGCGGCCGCACCATCGAAGGCGTCGGCGCCCGCGTCGGCCAGCGACTGCTGGCGATGACCTGCGCGATCTGGCACAACCGGGCCACCGGCCACCCCGTCACCCGATCACTCATCGCCTACGACCACTGA
- a CDS encoding transposase — MEPLVTIVTDNSGPFRSFRIEAFIATRPERRHVRTRVRTPGQNGSRERGFGSLKYEKLFLEEIPDALDLVRHAEEYRRDYNTVRPHEALAWNRPHDVHTGAADPLVPNFPEPENLPTA; from the coding sequence GTGGAGCCGCTGGTCACCATCGTCACCGACAACAGCGGACCGTTCCGCTCGTTCCGCATCGAGGCGTTCATCGCCACCCGACCGGAGCGACGGCACGTCCGCACCCGGGTCCGCACGCCCGGGCAGAACGGCTCACGCGAGCGCGGCTTCGGCTCGCTCAAGTACGAGAAGCTGTTCCTCGAGGAGATACCCGACGCCCTCGACCTCGTCCGGCACGCCGAGGAATACCGGCGCGACTACAACACCGTCCGACCGCACGAGGCCCTGGCCTGGAACCGGCCCCACGACGTCCACACCGGCGCCGCAGACCCCCTCGTCCCCAACTTTCCCGAACCCGAAAACCTGCCAACTGCTTGA